Part of the Lagenorhynchus albirostris chromosome 19, mLagAlb1.1, whole genome shotgun sequence genome, GGCGCGAGGTGGAGGTGCTGGGCGAGGTGCCTGCGGCTGGCGGCAGTCCCCTTCGCCAGTACTTCTTTGAAACCCGCTGCAAGGCTGACAGCGCTGGGGAAGGTGGCCccggtgggggtggaggaggctGCCGGGGTGTGGACCGGAGGCACTGGGTGTCTGAGTGTAAGGCCAAGCAGTCCTACGTGCGGGCATTGACTACCGATGCCCAGGGCCGTGTGGGCTGGCGATGGATTCGAATTGACACTGCCTGTGTCTGCACGCTCCTCAGCCGGAATGGCCGGGCCTGAGGCCCATGCCTGGGAACTGGGCAGGTAGAGGAAGAAGAGAGCTGGATGCTGAAAGACCTCAGGGGTGGCCTGGCTGCTCTAGGCCTCAGTTTGGGAACTCGTCAAATGGTCACAAAAATCACAGCTCTCCGATTTTGAGAGCTCCATCTGGGCAAGAAAGACAGATGGTGAAACCAAATgggggttttgaaggatgaataggagttctcTTGGATGAACTTGAgggtaataatgatgatgatgatgatagccaATATTTTCTGAGTGCCTACTGTTTATGAGCTCTAATACACAACTTGTCAGATCAGCTCTGGTGGATTTGACCATTGGAGGCCCTCAGCTTCTAAGTTGCTGACCATGCGATCTCAGAGGACATCACCTTGCCCACCCTGGAGAGAGTGACAAGGAGGGGATATGTCAAGAAGTGTGTGTGGGAGCATAAAAACTGGAACATGTAGGCAGCTAGTTGGGAGCTGGGGTTCAAATGAGAAATCTTACTTAGTCAGATAGGGCAAGTGTTGGCTTAGATATTCTGTTTTGAGGTAGTGAGCTACCTATCACAGCAGGAGCACAAGCAAGGTTGAATGACAGGAGGTCAGGATGCTTAAGAGTTTGGCCTTGGTGGGGAGTTGGAATCAGGTTTCTACCCCTCTTCCCTGTCCCAACCTTTACCCTATACTAGTAAAGAAATAGACCTTACCATTGTCCAGCTTGAGTAGAGCATGAGGTTTTGACCAACTGGCCTGTCCCCTGGCTGGGATCAGGGGTGATTTGGACCCTGATCATCCTAGAATGAGCCAGGAAAATCCAACAGGAGAAGCGGCCCCAGAAGCCTGAATGAGGGGGTCAGTGGCACCCTGGGCCAGGCTGCAGAAGgcagcctcagttttccctgtCTGAAGAACGGGTTGGTGGGATGAGATAATGGGGGCTGAGGAGGCAGAGGCTTTGACCAAAAGGGCTTTAAAGTGAGGAAGTGACAAGTCAGGGATAGACCCCACACCCTCAGGACACCCCTTCATATATTACCATTCCATAGCCACatgcaaacacagacacacacttttGCCCTTGTTTCTGCATCTCTGTGTTCTGGGTCTGTGGTTCCCGCTCTCTTTTCTGCCGCCTCCTTTGTTGTCTCTCTGTCTAAATTCCTGTCCCACCATCTCTGGGTCAGTAGCTCTCTTTCTGTCCCTGTTTCTCACTCACTGTCTCACCCATtcctgtgtgtgtttctttctcattCAGCAAAGCTCCTTCCACACCCCCCTCTTTATTGCTAAGTATTTCCCCGTGggtccctccctcttctcccacaCCCATACCCAGGTGGAAGTTTTCAACCAAATCAAAGGCAGGCAGGACAGAAGCCGAAGCTGATGCTGAGCCCTTCAGCacacacagggagggagggagagccctGGGGAAGTCTGGAAATCGTTACCCAGCCCCTCACCCCTACCCTCTGCTGCCGAGGTGGGCTGTCCTGGCAGAGGGAGGCGGTGGCCAAGAGGGCCGGGACCCTATAGGAAAGAGGGATGTTTCTCATGGATGCCCTGATGCTCTGAGTagctctgccctcctctccctctgttcCTCTATTTTTGGGTCTCtgaccaccccccgccccaggtcTCTGTGCCCCTCTCTCTGCTGctccctctctgggtctctgggtCTCAAACTCTCTGAACTCTGTACTTCTATTGCTCTCCCCCGCACTttctgccctcctctccctctgggtctccgtccccacccccacccccatttctctGAGTTTTTGTGCCCCTTTTGGGGTCTCTGTACTCTCTCAAAATCCTCCTCTCTCCTGCCTGGGTGTCTTTCTCACTCCATCCATCTGCACGCCTGCAGGCCCTTCATTGGCTGGGTTTAGGGTGGGCGGGTTCTGTCACCCGGGGCAACAGCAACAACGAGCCGGCTCCTGCTAGGCtacggggcgggggtgggaccATGGCGGGTCGGACCCTAGCTCGGCGCTACGGTCCCCCACGGTCCCCCATCTCTGGGACCAAGGTGCCTGGATCCCAGCCCAGCTGGCATCTCACCAGCAGTGGCGTCGCCCACCACTGTATCCCGCCCGTGCCCTCTCCCCCGCCCACTGTGCAGGTGAGAGGACCCTAGGCTCTTAGCCAAGAGGAGACTGGGGGCCCAGGCTGAAGGAGGGGCCTGGGGATCCAGACACCTGCTGAGAGAAAAGGGGATTCCGGGCTTAGAGTCCTGTCTGACAGAAGGAGGAGGGTTCCAGGGACTGGGTCTGAGAGAGGAGGGGTCAGGGAACCTGGATGCCTGGAACGGGCGGTAGGAAAGGGCTGGGGACTGACTGGGAAGGATCAGGGCTTGCGGACGAGACTCCTGAGTCCTTTTGGCTGACGTCCTGCACCTTCTCCTCAGTCCACGGTCGCGGAGCCCCTGCTCCTGGCCGCAAAGCAGGATTTGCATATTTGGGCTTTCGACGAGGTCACCAACAGATGGGAGACAACCTCGGGCTCGGCTCACGTGCCCAAGACCCACGGCGGGCCCTACGCGCAGCCCAAGGCCCCAGAACCTGCGGACCGCACGCGGATTGTGGGGATCAAGGATGTAGCGGAAAAAGTAAGGTTCTGGGATGCCCAGGTCCGCGGGAGACAGGGCTGGGGACCGCACTGGAGTCCCGTGCACCCTCATGTTGTGTCCCCGCGTCGTCTTCTTGCAGCTCAGACACCGCGGCTGGCGCCTCCCTCTGATCACAAAGCACCAGTGCAGTGAGACGAGGGCGCAGTACGCCGGCTGGCCCAGCCTGGACCGGGGCGCCACCTCCTTCATCGGGCCCCAGCCCCTGGAGCttgcggaccacaaccgcggggGCCCTTCCCAGGTAGCGGAGAAGACCGCAGTGGCAGGGTCTGGCAGAGCTTTGAGACCCTGGGGCGGGGTCTGAGGGAATTTCGAGTCTGGGGTCTAAAGAGTGGGACAGAATCTGGAGGTTACATTGAGTGGGGAAGGGGCTTAGGCCTTTTGAGGCGgagccaggaggaggaggggactgGAAGCCCGAAATCCCAGCTCTGAGGCTGGGGCCAC contains:
- the SAXO3 gene encoding LOW QUALITY PROTEIN: stabilizer of axonemal microtubules 3 (The sequence of the model RefSeq protein was modified relative to this genomic sequence to represent the inferred CDS: substituted 1 base at 1 genomic stop codon) — its product is MAGRTLARRYGPPRSPISGTKVPGSQPSWHLTSSGVAHHCIPPVPSPPPTVQSTVAEPLLLAAKQDLHIWAFDEVTNRWETTSGSAHVPKTHGGPYAQPKAPEPADRTRIVGIKDVAEKLRHRGWRLPLITKHQCSETRAQYAGWPSLDRGATSFIGPQPLELADHNRGGPSQALIPWTKNPELAGRPFTNSDQGILDRRQLYLTTSARDFQAYSKKELSGYPRKDSMTSWSFGETPQAXGPGPKQPPGPCSSRPLRPPKIRVPRARPVMPVVPHRGALSLAQESYSPPLHPLRRLDRFCPLEPPWGGPHWKPESDIYSVPKAYSTENFNYGSLKPALA